A region of Saimiri boliviensis isolate mSaiBol1 chromosome 8, mSaiBol1.pri, whole genome shotgun sequence DNA encodes the following proteins:
- the UBA7 gene encoding ubiquitin-like modifier-activating enzyme 7 isoform X3 — MHTGDITEDLLLDFQVVVLTAAKLEEQLKVGTLCHKHGVCFLAADTRGLVGQLFCDFGENFTVQDPTEAEPLTAAIQHISQGSPGVLTLRKGANTHCFCDGDLVTFSGIEGMVELNDCAPRSIHVREDGSLEIGDTATFSRYLRGGAITEVKRPKTVRHKSLHTALLQPHVVAQNPQEVHRAYCLHQAIRALHKFEHLHGRTPQPWDPVDAETVVGLAQDLEPLKWTEEERLEQPLDEALVRTVALSSAGVLSPMVAMLGAVAAQEVLKAISRTFMPLDQWLYFDALECLPEDGELLPSPEDCSPRGSRYDGQIAVFGAGFQEKLSRQHYLLVGAGAIGCELLKGFALVGLGAGNSGGLTVADMDHIELSNLSRQFLFRSQDIGRPKAEVAAAAAQGLNPDLQVIPLTYPLDPTTEHIYGDNFFSCVDGVAAALDSFQARRYVAARCTHYLKPLLEAGTSGTRGSAKVFVPHVTEAYRAPASAATSEDTSYPVCTLRYFPSTAEHTLQWARNEFEGLFRLSAETINHHQQAHSSLTDMDGAQTLTLLKSVFGVLRERPQNWQDCVAWALGHWELCFHYGIKQLLRHLPPNKVLEDGTPFWSDPKRCPQPLEFDTNQDTHLLYILAAANLYAQMHGLPDSRDWTALRELLKLLPQPDPQQMVPIFPSNPELASASAEFGPEQLKELNKALEVWSVGPPLKPLMFEKDDDSNFHVDFVAAAASLRCQNYGIPPVNRAQSKLIVGQIIPAIATTTAAVAGLVILELYKVVGGPRPRSAFRHSYLHLAENYLIRYMPFAPAIQTFHHLKWTCWDRLKVPAGQPERTLESLLAHLQEQHGLRVRMLLHHPALLYSARWSPEKQAQCLPLRVTELVQRVTGQVPAPGLRVLVLQLSCEDEEEDTAFPPLHYEL; from the exons ATGCACACGGGTGACATCACTGAGGACCTGCTGTTGGACTTCCAG GTGGTGGTGCTGACTGCTGCGAAGCTGGAGGAACAGCTGAAGGTGGGTACCTTGTGCCATAAGCATGGAGTTTGCTTCCTGGCAGCTGACACCCGGGGCCTTGTAGG GCAGTTGTTCTGTGACTTTGGTGAGAACTTCACTGTGCAGGACCCCACAGAGGCAGAACCCCTGACAGCTGCCATCCAGCACATCTCCCAG GGCTCCCCTGGTGTTCTCACTCTGAGGAAAGGGGCCAATACCCACTGCTTCTGTGATGGAGACTTGGTGACTTTCTCGGGAATTGAGGGAATGGTTGAGCTCAACGACTGTGCTCCCCGGTCTATCCACGTGCGGG AGGATGGGTCCCTGGAAATTGGAGACACAGCAACTTTCTCTCGGTACTTGCGTGGTGGGGCTATCACAGAAGTCAAGAGACCCAAGACTGTGAGACAT AAGTCCCTGCACACAGCCCTGCTCCAGCCCCATGTGGTAGCCCAGAATCCCCAGGAAGTTCACCGCGCCTACTGCTTGCATCAGGCCATCCGTGCACTGCACAAGTTCGAGCACCTCCATGGCCGAACACCCCAGCCCTGGGATCCT GTTGACGCAGAGACTGTGGTGGGCCTGGCCCAGGACCTAGAACCACTGAAGTGGACAGAGGAAGAGCGACTAGAACAGCCACTGGATGAGGCCCTAGTGCGCACAGTTGCCCTAAGCAGTGCTGGTGTCTTGAGCCCTATGGTGGCCATGCTGGGTGCGGTAGCTGCCCAGGAAGTGCTGAAG GCAATCTCCAGGACATTCATGCCTCTGGACCAATGGCTTTACTTTGACGCCCTCGAATGTCTTCCGGAAGATGGGGAGCTGCTTCCCAGTCCTGAGGACTGTTCCCCG AGAGGCAGCCGCTATGATGGTCAAATTGCGGTGTTTGGGGCTGGTTTTCAAGAGAAATTGAGCCGCCAGCACTACCTCCTG GTGGGCGCTGGTGCCATTGGTTGTGAGCTGCTCAAAGGCTTTGCCCTAGTGGGACTGGGGGCCGGGAACAGCGGGGGCTTGACTGTTGCCGACATGGACCACATAGAGCTCTCCAACCTCAGCCGTCAGTTCCTCTTCAGGTCCCAGGACATTGGT AGACCCAAGGCAGAGGTGGCTGCAGCAGCTGCCCAGGGCCTGAACCCAGACTTACAGGTGATCCCACTCACCTATCCACTGGATCCTACCACAGAGCACATCTATGGGGATAACTTTTTCTCCTGTGTGGATGGCGTGGCTGCTGCCCTGGACAGTTTCCAGGCCC GGCGCTATGTGGCTGCTCGCTGCACCCACTATCTGAAGCCACTGCTGGAGGCAGGCACATCGGGCACCAGGGGCAGTGCTAAAGTGTTCGTGCCACATGTGACTGAGGCCTACAGAGCCCCTGCCTCAGCTGCAACTTCTGAGGATACCTCCTACCCTGTCTGTACCTTGCGGTACTTCCCCAGCACAGCTGAACATACCCTGCAG TGGGCTCGGAATGAGTTTGAGGGACTCTTCCGACTGTCTGCAGAGACCATCAACCACCACCAACA GGCACACAGTTCCCTGACAGACATGGATGGGGCACAGACACTGACCTTACTGAAGTCAGTGTTTGGCGTCCTGAGAGAGCGTCCACAGAACTGGCAAGACTGTGTGGCATGGGCTCTTGGCCACTGGGAACTCTGCTTCCATTATGGCATCAAACAGCTGCTGAGGCACCTCCCACCTAATAAA GTGCTTGAAGATGGAACTCCCTTCTGGTCGGATCCAAAACGATGTCCCCAGCCCTTGGAGTTTGACACTAACCAA GACACTCACCTCCTCTACATACTGGCAGCTGCTAACCTGTATGCCCAGATGCATGGGCTGCCTGACTCACGGGACTGGACTGCACTCAGGGAGCTGCTGAAGTTGCTGCCACAGCCTGACCCCCAACAAATGGTCCCCATCTTTCCTAGTAACCCAGAGCTGGCTTCGGCTTCTGCTGAGTTTG gccctgagCAGTTGAAGGAACTGAACAAAGCCTTGGAAGTCTGGAGCGTGGGCCCTCCCTTGAAGCCTCTGATGTTTGAGAAG GATGATGACAGCAACTTCCATGTGGACTTCGTGGCAGCGGCAGCTAGCCTGCGATGTCAGAACTATGGGATTCCACCAGTCAACCGTGCCCAG AGCAAGCTAATCGTGGGCCAGATTATCCCAGCCATTGCCACCACTACAGCAGCTGTGGCAGGCCTAGTGATCCTGGAACTGTATAAGGTGGTGGGTGGGCCACGACCTCGTAGTGCCTTTCGCCATAGCTACCTACATCTGGCTGAAAACTACCTCATCCGCTATATGCCTTTTGCCCCAGCCATCCAGACG TTCCATCACCTGAAGTGGACCTGTTGGGACCGTCTGAAGGTACCGGCTGGGCAGCCTGAGAGGACCCTGGAGTCGCTGCTGGCTCATCTTCAG GAGCAGCACGGTTTGAGGGTGAGGATGCTGCTGCACCACCCAGCCCTGCTCTATTCAGCCAGATGGTCGCCTGAAAAGCAGGCCCAGTGCCTGCCCCTCAG ggtGACAGAACTGGTTCAGCGGGTGACAGGCCAGGTACCTGCTCCTGGGCTTCGAGTGTTGGTGCTGCAGCTGAGTtgtgaggatgaggaggaggacaCTGCCTTCCCACCTCTGCACTATGAGCTGTGA